In Pirellula sp. SH-Sr6A, the DNA window GTGTGATGAATGAACAACTTTGGACTGACTACTTGTCCAAATTCAATAGCTCGACCTTCCGAAACTCGATCGGGTGGCTTTCGGATTGGAGAGAAATAGTTCCCGACGAAAGCATCTTGGTACCCGCTTTCTCCGCCAACTCTTTGGCATGCGCATCGCGGTCGTCCAGTTGGGGTTTTGCGTATTCCAGGACGAGCTCGCCGTTTACTTTGTGTCGGATCACCTCATTCCCACGCACTTCGATTTCAGCGGTGACCCATTGGTCTCCGTGAAACGTCTTCGACTTGGAATTGGTGCAGTGATTGAGAATCAGTTTTTCGTTCATCACCACGTTGGTTCCCGGGGTGCAGAGATTGCAAGTTGTCCGAGGATTCTTGCCGTCGCCGCCCAAGAACTGGACTTCGATTGAAGCTGGAAAATCTTGGTCCTTGGTCATGGTTTCTGGGCGCTCGCCATGGAGCATGACGCCGCTATTGCGAAGAGCCCAACCGGGCCCTCCTCGCACTTGCTCCCCTACGAATCGATATTCGATTCTTAAGATGTAGTTGGAGAATACATCTTTGTAAAAGAGATGGCCGAAGGTTTCATTGAACTCGCTATATCCCTCGTACCCGACCTTGAGCGCCCCGTTTTCAACTCGAAACGTATTGGCA includes these proteins:
- a CDS encoding DUF1080 domain-containing protein translates to MRRTFLMNLALAGAVGVTLSLGSFGRAQDGGAKTPASSGEWIQLFNGKDLTGWTPKIRYHNLGENFANTFRVENGALKVGYEGYSEFNETFGHLFYKDVFSNYILRIEYRFVGEQVRGGPGWALRNSGVMLHGERPETMTKDQDFPASIEVQFLGGDGKNPRTTCNLCTPGTNVVMNEKLILNHCTNSKSKTFHGDQWVTAEIEVRGNEVIRHKVNGELVLEYAKPQLDDRDAHAKELAEKAGTKMLSSGTISLQSESHPIEFRKVELLNLDK